In a genomic window of Ipomoea triloba cultivar NCNSP0323 chromosome 3, ASM357664v1:
- the LOC116013424 gene encoding O-fucosyltransferase 39 isoform X2 — MWIYQGFTSRGGAMAALLLLLLPVFFPTLFTTFISASPSILSESIIAKPRHSSLFKSALQRETTPEEKAEIWTPLANQGWKPVTDSGLFSKLSGKSEGYLQVFLDGGLNQQRMGICDAVAVAKILNATLVIPYLEVNPVWQDSSSFMDIFDVDHFIDVLKDDISIVKELPDEFSWSTREYYSTAIRPTRIKTAPVHASANWYSENVSPVLRSYGIAAIAPFSHRLAFDNMPKDIQHLRCKVNFRALVFVPHIRALGDALIHRLRYPASKDEGDGENYPEETNGPQKFVAVHLRFDKDMAAHSACDFGGGKAEKLSLAKYRQIYWQGRVLNSQFTDEELRSQGRCPLTPEEVGLLLAALGFGNNTRLYLASHKVYGGAARIAALRRLFPLMENKKSLASSEERGEIKGKASLLAAVDYYVGMHSDIFISASPGNMHNAMVGHRTYHNLKTIRPNMQLLGQLFLNKNLTWPEFQDAVIEGHANRQGEIRLRKPAKSLYTYPAPDCMCNA; from the exons ATGTGGATTTATCAAGGCTTCACCTCTAGAGGGGGAGCCATGGCTGCTCTTTTGCTGCTGCTTCTACCAGTGTTCTTTCCCACCCTTTTCACTACTTTCATCTCTGCTTCACCTTCCATTCTCTCG GAATCGATTATAGCAAAACCTAGGCACTCGAGCCTTTTCAAAAGTGCTCTGCAACGTGAAACT ACCCCTGAAGAAAAAGCTGAAATATGGACGCCCTTGGCCAACCAAGGATGGAAACCCGTTACTGATTCGGGCCTTTTCTCCA AGTTATCTGGTAAATCAGAGGGATACCTTCAGGTGTTCCTTGATGGAGGATTGAATCAACAGAGAATGGGG ATATGCGATGCAGTTGCTGTTGCGAAAATTCTGAACGCTACGCTTGTGATCCCTTATTTGGAAGTAAATCCAGTTTGGCAAGATTCAAG CTCCTTCATGGATATCTTTGATGTGGATCATTTCATCGATGTTTTGAAAGATGATATCTCTATAGTAAAGGAGTTGCCTGATGAGTTTTCGTGGAGCACAAGGGAGTATTATTCCACCGCTATTCGACCGACTAGAATCAAGACAGCACCGGTTCATGCTTCTGCAAACTGGTACTCGGAGAACGTGTCACCTGTCCTTCGCAG TTATGGAATCGCAGCCATTGCACCGTTTTCTCACCGCTTGGCATTTGACAACATGCCCAAGGATATCCAGCATCTACGCTGCAAAGTCAACTTTCGGGCATTAGTTTTTGTCCCGCATATCCGAGCCCTTGGAGATGCTCTTATTCATCGCCTCAGATATCCTGCTAGCAAAGACGAAGGGGATGGTGAAAACTACCCGGAAGAGACTAATGGGCCTCAGAAGTTTGTGGCTGTTCACCTCCGCTTTGATAAG GATATGGCTGCCCATTCGGCTTGTGATTTCGGTGGGGGTAAGGCTGAGAAACTCTCGCTAGCAAAGTACAGACAGATATATTGGCAGGGAAGAGTCCTGAACTCTCAATTCACCGACGAGGAGTTGAGGAGTCAGGGGCGGTGCCCACTGACCCCCGAAGAAGTTGGATTGTTGCTGGCAGCTTTAGGGTTTGGCAACAACACCCGCTTATATCTTGCTTCCCACAAG GTTTACGGTGGCGCAGCCCGGATCGCAGCCTTGAGACGATTGTTTCCACTGATGGAGAACAAGAAGAGCCTCGCCTCTTCAGAGGAAAGAGGTGAAATTAAAGGAAAGGCTTCCTTACTAGCTGCAGTTGATTACTATGTCGGCATGCACAGCGATATTTTCATCTCTGCATCACCCGGAAATATGCACAACGCAATG GTGGGGCATCGAACATACCATAACCTGAAGACCATAAGGCCCAACATGCAACTCCTAGGCCAACTCTTCCTCAACAAAAATCTAACCTGGCCAGAGTTCCAAGACGCCGTGATCGAAGGGCACGCGAACCGACAAGGCGAGATCCGGCTCCGCAAACCCGCTAAATCTCTGTACACATATCCTGCCCCTGATTGCATGTGCAATGCTTGA
- the LOC116013424 gene encoding O-fucosyltransferase 39 isoform X1 gives MWIYQGFTSRGGAMAALLLLLLPVFFPTLFTTFISASPSILSESIIAKPRHSSLFKSALQRETTPEEKAEIWTPLANQGWKPVTDSGLFSTELSGKSEGYLQVFLDGGLNQQRMGICDAVAVAKILNATLVIPYLEVNPVWQDSSSFMDIFDVDHFIDVLKDDISIVKELPDEFSWSTREYYSTAIRPTRIKTAPVHASANWYSENVSPVLRSYGIAAIAPFSHRLAFDNMPKDIQHLRCKVNFRALVFVPHIRALGDALIHRLRYPASKDEGDGENYPEETNGPQKFVAVHLRFDKDMAAHSACDFGGGKAEKLSLAKYRQIYWQGRVLNSQFTDEELRSQGRCPLTPEEVGLLLAALGFGNNTRLYLASHKVYGGAARIAALRRLFPLMENKKSLASSEERGEIKGKASLLAAVDYYVGMHSDIFISASPGNMHNAMVGHRTYHNLKTIRPNMQLLGQLFLNKNLTWPEFQDAVIEGHANRQGEIRLRKPAKSLYTYPAPDCMCNA, from the exons ATGTGGATTTATCAAGGCTTCACCTCTAGAGGGGGAGCCATGGCTGCTCTTTTGCTGCTGCTTCTACCAGTGTTCTTTCCCACCCTTTTCACTACTTTCATCTCTGCTTCACCTTCCATTCTCTCG GAATCGATTATAGCAAAACCTAGGCACTCGAGCCTTTTCAAAAGTGCTCTGCAACGTGAAACT ACCCCTGAAGAAAAAGCTGAAATATGGACGCCCTTGGCCAACCAAGGATGGAAACCCGTTACTGATTCGGGCCTTTTCTCCA CAGAGTTATCTGGTAAATCAGAGGGATACCTTCAGGTGTTCCTTGATGGAGGATTGAATCAACAGAGAATGGGG ATATGCGATGCAGTTGCTGTTGCGAAAATTCTGAACGCTACGCTTGTGATCCCTTATTTGGAAGTAAATCCAGTTTGGCAAGATTCAAG CTCCTTCATGGATATCTTTGATGTGGATCATTTCATCGATGTTTTGAAAGATGATATCTCTATAGTAAAGGAGTTGCCTGATGAGTTTTCGTGGAGCACAAGGGAGTATTATTCCACCGCTATTCGACCGACTAGAATCAAGACAGCACCGGTTCATGCTTCTGCAAACTGGTACTCGGAGAACGTGTCACCTGTCCTTCGCAG TTATGGAATCGCAGCCATTGCACCGTTTTCTCACCGCTTGGCATTTGACAACATGCCCAAGGATATCCAGCATCTACGCTGCAAAGTCAACTTTCGGGCATTAGTTTTTGTCCCGCATATCCGAGCCCTTGGAGATGCTCTTATTCATCGCCTCAGATATCCTGCTAGCAAAGACGAAGGGGATGGTGAAAACTACCCGGAAGAGACTAATGGGCCTCAGAAGTTTGTGGCTGTTCACCTCCGCTTTGATAAG GATATGGCTGCCCATTCGGCTTGTGATTTCGGTGGGGGTAAGGCTGAGAAACTCTCGCTAGCAAAGTACAGACAGATATATTGGCAGGGAAGAGTCCTGAACTCTCAATTCACCGACGAGGAGTTGAGGAGTCAGGGGCGGTGCCCACTGACCCCCGAAGAAGTTGGATTGTTGCTGGCAGCTTTAGGGTTTGGCAACAACACCCGCTTATATCTTGCTTCCCACAAG GTTTACGGTGGCGCAGCCCGGATCGCAGCCTTGAGACGATTGTTTCCACTGATGGAGAACAAGAAGAGCCTCGCCTCTTCAGAGGAAAGAGGTGAAATTAAAGGAAAGGCTTCCTTACTAGCTGCAGTTGATTACTATGTCGGCATGCACAGCGATATTTTCATCTCTGCATCACCCGGAAATATGCACAACGCAATG GTGGGGCATCGAACATACCATAACCTGAAGACCATAAGGCCCAACATGCAACTCCTAGGCCAACTCTTCCTCAACAAAAATCTAACCTGGCCAGAGTTCCAAGACGCCGTGATCGAAGGGCACGCGAACCGACAAGGCGAGATCCGGCTCCGCAAACCCGCTAAATCTCTGTACACATATCCTGCCCCTGATTGCATGTGCAATGCTTGA
- the LOC116014218 gene encoding MADS-box protein JOINTLESS-like — MARDKIQMRKIDNVTARQVTFSKRRRGLFKKAEELSVLCDADVALIVFSSSGKLFHYSNSSMREILEKRNLHSKNLEKMGLPSLELQLVDNSNHSRLSKEIADKTQRLRQMRGEELQDLSIEELQQLERSLQIGLGHVIKKKAEKIMKEINQLQEKGVHLMEENERLRQQVVDTSKGQRSMAVAGDSENLLNEEGGHSSESVTNACCKYPDYDDCSDTSLKLGLPFTG, encoded by the exons ATGGCAAGAGACAAGATTCAGATGAGGAAAATCGACAATGTGACGGCGAGACAGGTCACTTTCTCCAAGAGAAGAAGAGGCCTCTTCAAGAAAGCCGAGGAGCTCTCTGTTCTTTGCGATGCTGACGTCGCTCTCATCGTCTTCTCTTCTTCTGGCAAGCTCTTTCACTATTCTAACTCCAg CATGAGGGAAATACTTGAAAAACGTAATCTCCACTCCAAGAACCTTGAGAAAATGGGGCTGCCATCTCTTGAATTGCAG CTGGTAGATAATAGTAACCATTCCAGATTGAGCAAGGAAATTGCTGACAAAACCCAGCGGCTGAG GCAAATGAGGGGAGAGGAGCTTCAAGATCTGAGTATTGAAGAGTTGCAGCAGTTGGAGAGGTCACTTCAAATAGGTTTGGGCCATGTTATCAAGAAAAAG GCTGAAAAGATTATGAAGGAAATAAACCAGCTTCAAGAAAAG GGAGTTCATTTAATGGAAGAAAATGAACGATTAAGACAGCAG GTGGTAGACACATCAAAAGGTCAGAGATCGATGGCAGTAGCTGGGGATTCAGAGAACCTTTTAAACGAAGAAGGCGGTCACTCCTCTGAGTCTGTCACTAATGCCTGCTGCAAGTATCCTGATTATGATGATTGCTCTGATACTTCTCTTAAGTTGGG GTTGCCCTTCACAGGCTGA
- the LOC116013695 gene encoding very-long-chain (3R)-3-hydroxyacyl-CoA dehydratase PASTICCINO 2: protein MAGGVFSGLRRFYLALYNWVVFVGWVQVFYLAVKTLMESGHENVYQAVENPLLLAQSAAVLEILHGLVGLVRSPISATLPQIGSRLYVTWGILYSFPEIRTHVFVSSLVISWSITEIIRYSFFGTKEAFGRGPSGLLWLRYSSFILLYPTGITSEVGLIYKALPYLKESGKYSFWMPNKWNFSFDYYYMAFVVLAIYVPGSPHMYGYMVGQRKKALRKAKQA, encoded by the exons ATGGCGGGTGGGGTTTTTTCAGGCTTGAGGCGCTTCTACCTCGCCCTTTACAATTGGGTTGTGTTCGTAGGATG GGTTCAGGTGTTTTATCTTGCTGTGAAGACTCTAATGGAGTCTGGGCACGAAAATGTCTACCAAGCCGTCGAAAATCCTCTGCTTTTAGCTCAATCCGCCGCCGTATTGGAG ATACTTCATGGTCTAGTAG GGCTTGTGAGATCTCCTATATCAGCAACACTGCCACAGATAGGTTCGAGATTATATGTTACTTGGGGGATTTTGTATAGCTTTCCTGAG ATTCGGACCCATGTATTTGTTAGTTCTCTAGTCATTAGTTGGTCTATCACAGAG ATTATCCGGTATTCATTCTTTGGCACAAAGGAGGCATTTGGCCGTGGACCTTCAGGGCTCTTGTGGCTTAG GTATAGCTCCTTCATCTTGCTATATCCTACTGGCATTACAAGTGAAGTTGGTTTAATATACAAGGCTCTTCCTTACCTCAAG GAATCCGGGAAGTATTCGTTTTGGATGCCCAACAAATGGAACTTTTCTTTCGACTACTACTACATGGCATTTGTTGTCTTGGCCATCTATGTTCCAG GCAGCCCTCACATGTATGGCTACATGGTTGGACAAAGGAAGAAAGCTCTCCGCAAGGCTAAGCAGGCATAG